A region of the Fibrobacter succinogenes genome:
CGATAAAAGAATTAAATTTTCCCTCTGAAAGATTTGCTAGTTCTTCTACATAATTAAGTCCGGTTGGCAGGTAGTTTGGTCGGAATCGCTGTGTCGCGGATTCTTCGTTGATTATGTATTTGTAGAAAATTAAGCTAATATACGAAATTTTATTTGTTGAAGATATTGCTTTGTAGTTGAAAACTCTATCTTGTCCAATGGTACATTTGTCGCTAAAAAAAATATTGTTTTTTAATATAAAATCTCGACTAAAAAATTTTGCCCAAGGGGCACCCGAAAAGGCTGGATTTTGAATATGTATGCATTGTTTTAAATAGTAGTCACGATCTTTTGTGGATATTATGCTTGTATCTTTGCTCATCAATTTTTTTTCAGCTTTTTCTCCAATACACCAATCGAATAAAATGATATCGCTATTAAATAGTTGAACTTTTTGGTAGCTTGTTTCAAGAGTGTTTTTTGAATATAATAAATCATCAGCATCAACGAATGTTATGTATTCTCCTTTTGCCTGTTTTATACCGAAATTTCGAGTGGCCGAAACACCTAGATGAGGTTGAATAAATATTTTAAAACGGTCATCTTTTTCTTTATATGTGTTGCTTATAGAAAAAAGGTCTTTGTTTTCTCCGTCAAAAACGAGAATGAATTCAGCATCTTGCAAAGTTTGATTATAGAGAGAGTCTAGGCACTCTTTGAAATAGTTCAAGGGTGTTTTGTAAACAGGAACAATGACTGATATTTGCGGTGAAGAATGTGTTGCCAAATTTTATTCCCTCTTACAAATGAAATGTTCTTATGGTTAAAAGTAGTTGACTTGTTTATAGTGTTGAAATTATTATTAAGGTTTTTATGGGATTTTTTCTAGAATAAACCATAAAATGAATCCTGATCCGTGTCCTTTTAAAATATTAAAGAATCTCCAGTGAAAAAAAACAGATAATGCTAAAAAAGGATGCTTGTTTTGTTTTGCGCATTTAATGACGCTTGTCCAGACCTTTTTAAATTGTTTTTTTTGTTGATTTGTTATGTGAGAATAAATATTGTTGAGCTGCCGTAGATTCTTAAGAAATTGTTTTTTGAAGAAGAGAGAATCTATTCTGTTGAATATTTCTGTTAGTATAATACTCCATGATTCATTTCTTTTCTCATTAGAAGATGCTGTCATAATTGAACCTGGATTGAGATGCCTTATGTATGTATC
Encoded here:
- a CDS encoding glycosyltransferase; this encodes MATHSSPQISVIVPVYKTPLNYFKECLDSLYNQTLQDAEFILVFDGENKDLFSISNTYKEKDDRFKIFIQPHLGVSATRNFGIKQAKGEYITFVDADDLLYSKNTLETSYQKVQLFNSDIILFDWCIGEKAEKKLMSKDTSIISTKDRDYYLKQCIHIQNPAFSGAPWAKFFSRDFILKNNIFFSDKCTIGQDRVFNYKAISSTNKISYISLIFYKYIINEESATQRFRPNYLPTGLNYVEELANLSEGKFNSFIGREVLTLFYQSWDRDYMNPQNKKDLFLRMKELTRDAKSQRFQSLIINVDTKGCSLLFKLETMLLQHKITFWIYIHGLKRLFGA